A DNA window from Nycticebus coucang isolate mNycCou1 chromosome 1, mNycCou1.pri, whole genome shotgun sequence contains the following coding sequences:
- the PLK2 gene encoding serine/threonine-protein kinase PLK2: protein MELLRTITYQPAASTKMCEQALGKACGGDSKKKRPQQPPEEPQAPQPQTQVQPAAQHHHHHHSHSGPEISRIIVDPTTGKRYCRGKVLGKGGFAKCYEMTDLTNNKVYAAKIIPHSRVAKPHQREKIDKEIELHRILHHKHVVQFYHYFEDKENIYILLEYCSRRSMAHILKARKVLTEPEVRYYLRQIVSGLKYLHEQEILHRDLKLGNFFINEAMELKVGDFGLAARLEPLEHRRRTICGTPNYLSPEVLNKQGHGCESDIWALGCVMYTMLLGRPPFETTNLKETYRCIREARYTMPSSLLAPAKHLIASMLSKNPEDRPSLDDIIRHDFFLQGFTPDRLSSSCCHTVPDFHLSSPAKNFFKKAAAALFGGKKDKARYIDTHNRVSKEDEEIYKLRHDLKKTSITQQPSKHRTDEELQPPATTVARSGTPAVENKQQIGDAIRMIVRGTLGSCSSSSECLEDSTMGSVADTVARVLRGCLENMPEADSIPKEQLSTSFQWVTKWVDYSNKYGFGYQLSDHTVGVLFNNGAHMSLLPDKKTVHYYAELGQCSVFPATDAPEQFISQVTVLKYFSHYMEENLMDGGDLPSVTDTRRPRLYLLQWLKSDKALMMLFNDGTFQVNFYHDHTKIIICSQNEEYLLTYINEDRISTTFRLTTLLMSGCSLELKNRMEYALNMLLQRCN, encoded by the exons ATGGAACTCTTGCGGACTATCACCTACCAGCCAGCTGCCAGCACCAAGATGTGTGAACAGGCTCTGGGCAAAGCTTGCGGCGGGGATTCTAAGAAGAAGCGGCCGCAGCAGCCCCCCGAAGAGCCACAAGCGCCGCAGCCCCAGACACAGGTGCAGCCGGCGGCCcagcatcaccatcaccaccactcaCACTCGGGGCCCGAGATCTCGCGGATTATCGTCGACCCCACGACGGGGAAGCGCTACTGCCGGGGCAAAGTGCTGGGAAAG GGTGGCTTTGCGAAATGTTACGAGATGACAGATTTGACAAATAACAAAGTCTACGCTGCAAAAATTATCCCTCACAGCAGAGTAGCTAAGCCTCATCAAAGGGAAAAG ATTGACAAAGAAATAGAGCTTCACAGAATTCTTCACCACAAGCATGTAGTGCAGTTCTACCACTACTTTGAGGACAAAGAGAACATTTACATTCTCTTGGAATACTGCAGTCGAAGG TCCATGGCTCATATTTTGAAAGCAAGAAAGGTGTTAACAGAGCCAGAAGTCCGATACTACCTCAGGCAGATTGTGTCTGGGCTAAAGTACCTTCATGAACAAGAAATCTTGCACAGGGATCTCAAACTAG ggaatttttttattaatgaagCCATGGAACTAAAAGTTGGGGACTTCGGTTTGGCAGCCAGGCTGGAACCCTTGGAACACAGAAGGAg AACAATATGTGGTACCCCAAATTATCTCTCTCCTGAAGTCCTCAATAAACAAGGACACGGCTGTGAATCAGACATCTGGGCTTTAGGCTGTGTAAT GTATACAATGTTACTAGGAAGACCCCCATTTGAAACTACGAATCTGAAAGAAACTTACAGGTGCATAAGAGAAGCAAGGTATACAATGCCATCTTCACTGCTGGCTCCTGCCAAGCACTTAATAGCTAGCATGTTGTCCAAAAACCCAGAGGATCGTCCCAGTTTGGATGACATCATTCGACATGACTTTTTCCTGCAG GGCTTCACTCCAGACAGACTTTCTTCTAGCTGTTGTCATACAGTTCCGGATTTCCACTTGTCAAGCCCAGCTAAGAATTTCTTTAAGAAAGCAGCTGCTGCTCTTTTTGGTGGCAAAAAAGATAAAGCAAGATATATTGACACACATA ATAGAGTGTCtaaagaagatgaagaaatttACAAGCTTAGGCATGATTTGAAAAAGACTTCAATAACTCAACAACCCAGCAAACACAGGACAGATGAG GAGCTCCAGCCACCTGCCACTACAGTTGCCAGATCTGGAACACCTGCAGTAGAAAACAAACAGCAGATTGGGGATGCTATTCGAATGATAGTCAGAGGGACTCTCGGCAGTTGTAGCAGTAGCAGTGAAT GCCTTGAAGACAGTACTATGGGAAGCGTTGCAGACACAGTGGCCAGGGTTCTTCGGGGATGTCTAGAAAACATGCCAGAAGCTGACTCCATTCCCAAAGAGCAGCTGAGTACATCGTTTCAGTGGGTCACCAAATGGGTCGATTACTCTAACAAGTACGGCTTTGGGTACCAGCTCTCAGACCACACTGTTGGGGTCCTTTTCAACAATGGTGCTCACATGAGCCTCCTTCCAGACAAAAA AACAGTTCACTATTACGCAGAGCTTGGCCAATGCTCTGTCTTCCCAGCAACTGATGCCCCGGAGCAATTTATTAGTCAAGTGACGGTGCTGAAATACTTTTCTCATTACATGGAGGAGAACCTCATGGAT GGTGGAGATCTACCTAGTGTTACTGATACTCGAAGACCTCGGCTCTACCTCCTTCAGTGGCTGAAATCTGATAAGGCCCTGATGATGCTCTTCAACGATGGCACATTTCAG gtgaATTTCTACCATGATCATACAAAAATAATCATCTGTAGCCAAAATGAAGAATACCTTCTCACTTACATCAATGAGGACAGGATATCTACAACGTTCAGACTGACAACTCTGCTGATGTCTGGCTGTTCATTAGAATTAAAAAATCGAATGGAATATGCCCTGAACATGCTCTTACAGAGATGTAACTAA